The Amycolatopsis umgeniensis DNA segment GCGACGTACGTTCCTGGGACCGGGGCGGATCTGGCGGGGATCAATGGTGAGATGGTGCGCTCGGACCGAATGGTCGATGCTGCCGCTCAGGCAGGGTCGCCTTCAACGGCCGTTGTCTCGTGGGTCGGCTACGACGCTCCAGATGATGTACTGCCTAACGCAATGAGCGAGAGCTACGCGGATAACGCGAAGAAGGACCTCGACCGTTTCCAGGACGGTTTGCGAGCGACGCATGAAGGTTCTCCGTCGCACAACACAGTGATCGGGCACAGCTACGGAACCACGGTGATCGGGCACGCGGCCCGTGACGAGCAATTGGCGGTGGACGACATCGTTTTCGTCGCGAGCCCTGGCGTCGGAGTGAAGGAAGCCCACGAACTTGGTCTGCCCGCCGATCGTGTCCATGCGACGGTGGACCGAAACGATCCGATCCAGCTGGTCCCGGTACACGGGATCGAGCCGCAATTCTTCGAGGGCGCGGATGTTTTCTCGTCGGGCGGACGGAACGAGCCGCCGCCTTCGAGTTGGGAAGGCTACGACGACGCCGCGCATTCGCAGTATTGGGATCCTGAGAACAGGGCCCTGGACAACATGGGCCGGATCATCGCCGGTAAGCCCACTTACTAGCACAGAAGGAAATCCATGCGGTGGAGGATGCCGGTGGCGTTGGCCGCGCTGGCAGTTTTGGCAGCCGGTTGCACTGGAGGGAACGACATGAAGCCGACGATCACGATCGTGCAGGCCAACCAGAAGGTCACTGACTACCTCACGCAGGTACGGGTGGCCTTTCCCGCCGAAGCACGATACAAGCTGACGGCATCAGAGGAACACGGCCCCTGTCTTGACCCCACTGATGGCGGTTCGGGTGAGCGTGTCATCGCCACGCGTACTTTCCAGATCTTTGATTTGCCGAAGGAAAACATTCCGTCGTACTTCACGGCGGTGAAGGAGTGGGCGCAGAGTCACAACTTCCGCATCCTGGACAACAACCCGCCGAACGAATATCTGTGGCTTGAAAACAACTCCGACTCTGTCCGGATGGCGTTGAAGGCCAATTCTCTTGGTGGTCTTTACTTGATTGCCACGTCGCCGTGTGTCTGGCCCGACGGAACACCCGCTCCCGAAGCCGCTGCTCCGGAAGCTCCGAAGCCGGAAATCCTCGCACAGCCGGAACCGCCGGTCCAGAAGCCGCGTAGGACCCGGCCGCCTGTGGACGACGAAGACTTCGCGCAGACCGATTGGACCGATGAAGACACCTATTGAGTAGACGACTTGCCGTCGTGCACGTGGCAAGGTCGCTCGCCTGGAGAAGGGGAGCGATGCCTAAGCCGAAGCCCACACCGCTGGCTCGGGGACTTGCCGAGGGACTTCGAGTCGCGCGGAGAGAAGCCAGACTGGCCATGACCGAAGTGGCCGACAAACTGGCTTGGTCCCAGTCGACGATCAGCCGTCTCGAAACCGGAGTGCGCGCCGCGTCCATCGAAGAGGTGTCGGCTCTGCTCGCGGTCTACCGGATCACAGGGGCGCGGAGGGACGCGCTGCTTGAGATGGCTCGCGACGTCGACCGGCCGAGCTGGCTCGAGACCTGCCGCGATGGCGTGCCGTGCCAGGTGAAAACCCTTGCGCAGTATGAAAAAGAGGCCACCAGAATCATCGAGTCAGGCAGCGCGATGGTGCCCGCCCTTCTGCAAACGCCCTCCTATATGAGGGCCGCGCTGGTCGCGATCGGTGTTCCGGCCGAGGAAATCGAAGCGCGGCTGGAACGCCAGAAGGTGCTGGAGTGGAAGAAGCTGGTCGCCTACCTCGACGAGGGAGCCTTGCGACGGCAGATCGGCGGCACGCGGATCATGGCGAATCAGGTGCGGCATCTCGTCTCGATGGCTCAGCGGCCCTC contains these protein-coding regions:
- a CDS encoding helix-turn-helix domain-containing protein, which translates into the protein MTEVADKLAWSQSTISRLETGVRAASIEEVSALLAVYRITGARRDALLEMARDVDRPSWLETCRDGVPCQVKTLAQYEKEATRIIESGSAMVPALLQTPSYMRAALVAIGVPAEEIEARLERQKVLEWKKLVAYLDEGALRRQIGGTRIMANQVRHLVSMAQRPSVELRVFPFEAGGHPGMSGAYVLLELADRSPVVRLEHQRSGVFLHRAVDVEPYARSTVLSNAVALDPARSKRLIESLVPPA